In a genomic window of Periophthalmus magnuspinnatus isolate fPerMag1 chromosome 3, fPerMag1.2.pri, whole genome shotgun sequence:
- the LOC117386255 gene encoding insulin-like growth factor 1 receptor isoform X2: MKSRVERRRLTLFWGLMLGLSSCLWPATAEICGPSIDIGNDISEFSRLENCTVVEGYLQILLIGDKSNSTNQEVFHTLSFPKLTMITDYLLLFRVSGLDSLSTLFPNLSVIRGRTLFYNYALVIFEMTSLKDIGLFNLRNITRGAIRIEKNPELCYLDSIDWSLIMDAEFNNYIAGNKQAKECSDICPGIMENQPQCKKTIFNDNYNYRCWNSNHCQKECPEKCGRQACTADGQCCHPQCLGSCTVAGSDRACAACVHYYHEGRCVPDCPPGTYKFEGWRCISAELCSKVHTAGYDIFIIHAGECMPECPSGYTRTAPNSMSCTACDGLCDKVCEGNVIDSLDAAQSLKGCTVIKGNLDINIRRGHNMVAELESFTGSIQRVTGYVRIRYSNTLSSLAFLRSLKMIDGEMLIEDMYAFSAIENQQLQYLWDWKKHNLTIKNGKLYFRGNPKLCMSEIRKMWNKTGIQDRFDESGFRNNGYRASCESYTLRFKSNSTRSTKIKLTWQRYRPPKDYRDLISFIVYYKEAPYQNITEYEGQDGCGSNSWNMVDVELRQDMDSDPGVLLTNLKPWTQYAIFVKAITLMVEDKQGQTAPSAKSKVVYIRTSPSVPSMPQDVRAYSNSSTQLVVRWSPPLSPNGNQTYYLVRWQQQAEDRELYQHNYCSKELKIPIRIAAKGLGDQEEETKPTKPDTEGPEKGPCCPCPKSAEDLEAEAADASYRKVFENFLHNSIFTPRPPDRRRRDLFGVANSTHSRRNRVSTNSSTTTPLQGGSNSTTVDPEPTEHEFEFMEQSVTDRELQISGLRPFTVYRIDIHACNHQVQRCSAAEFVFSRTKPAEKADDMPGHISWEGHEDSVFLRWPEPTHPNGLILMYEIKFKQASEPEKHECVSGRMFQAQRGFKLSNLSPGNYSVRVRAISLAGNGSWTQIMDFYVAERYENVIYTMIFVPITVLLFIGLLAALLVLQYKKRNSDRLGNGVLYASVNPEYFSAAEMYVPDEWEVPREKITLNRELGQGSFGMVYEGLAKGVVKDEPETRVAIKTVNESASMRERIEFLNEASVMKEFNCHHVVRLLGVVSQGQPTLVIMELMTRGDLKSYLRSLRPKEQWSSLSLPPLKKMLQMAGQIADGMAYLNANKFVHRDLAARNCMVAEDFTVKIGDFGMTRDIYETDYYRKGGKGLLPVRWMSPESLKDGVFTTYSDVWSFGVVLWEIATLAEQPYQGLSNEQVLRFVMEGGLLEKPQNCPDMLFELMRMCWQYNPKMRPSFVEIINSVKDELEPSFKEASFFYSADNKPADTPQHPLENLDNMDHIDEVPLEPTSSTKSQQTPACPQTPPSPSTQAPPGPSLTNSPPSSPCTSTSTTDKPNPSQQAANGLSGASTGLGTGSGVQSMRPSLDELPPYAHMNGGRKNERAMPLPQSSAC; the protein is encoded by the exons ATGAAGTCTCGGGTGGAAAGGAGGCGCTTGACCTTGTTTTGGGGTCTGATGCTGGGTCTGTCGTCCTGCCTCTGGCCCGCCACCGCAGAGA TATGTGGCCCAAGCATTGACATTGGAAATGATATCAGTGAATTCAGCCGTCTTGAAAATTGTACTGTTGTGGAGGGATACCTGCAGATTCTTCTAATAGGTGACAAAAGTAACAGCACAAACCAGGAAGTCTTCCACACACTTAGCTTCCCCAAGCTCACCATGATCACCGATTACCTGCTCCTGTTCCGTGTGTCCGGCCTGGACAGCCTCAGCACCCTCTTCCCTAACCTCTCTGTCATCCGTGGCCGCACTCTCTTCTACAACTATGCCCTGGTTATTTTTGAAATGACCAGTCTGAAGGATATCGGCCTCTTCAACTTGAGAAACATCACCCGCGGAGCCATCCGGATTGAGAAGAACCCTGAACTCTGCTACCTGGACTCTATCGACTGGTCCCTCATCATGGACGCGGAGTTCAACAATTATATTGCAGGAAACAAACAGGCGAAGGAGTGCAGTGATATTTGTCCTGGCATCATGGAAAACCAACCCCAGTGCAAAAAGACCATCTTCAACGACAACTACAACTACCGCTGCTGGAATTCAAATCATTGCCAGAAAG AGTGCCCTGAGAAGTGTGGGAGACAAGCGTGCACAGCGGACGGCCAGTGCTGCCACCCTCAGTGTCTGGGCAGCTGCACAGTGGCTGGGAGTGACCGAGCATGTGCTGCTTGTGTGCATTACTACCATGAAGGGCGCTGTGTCCCAGACTGCCCCCCAGGCACCTACAAGTTTGAAGGCTGGCGCTGCATTAGTGCGGAGCTCTGCTCCAAGGTCCATACTGCTGGCTATGACATTTTCATTATCCATGCTGGAGAGTGCATGCCTGAATGCCCATCTGGATACACTCGCACAGCACCCAACAG TATGTCCTGTACTGCGTGTGATGGCCTGTGTGATAAAGTATGTGAAGGGAATGTCATTGACTCTTTGGATGCAGCCCAGTCTCTCAAAGGCTGCACTGTTATCAAAGGAAACCTGGATATCAACATTCGACGAGGGC ATAATATGGTTGCAGAGTTGGAGAGTTTCACAGGTTCCATCCAGAGGGTGACTGGCTATGTCCGAATTCGATATTCCAACACACTGAGTTCCCTGGCCTTCCTTCGCAGCCTGAAAATGATTGATGGAGAAATGCTTATTGAAGA CATGTACGCATTCTCTGCAATTGAGAACCAGCAGCTGCAATACCTGTGGGACTGGAAGAAACACAACCTTACCATCAAAAATGGAAAGCTTTACTTCAGAGGAAATCCCAAACTCTGCATGTCCGAGATCCGCAAAATGTGGAACAAGACGGGCATTCAGGACCGCTTTGATGAGAGTGGCTTCAGGAACAATGGCTACAGAGCAAGTT GTGAAAGTTATACTCTGAGATTTAAATCAAACAGCACCAGAAGTACAAAAATCAAACTTACTTGGCAACGCTACCGCCCTCCCAAAGATTACAGAGATCTCATTAGTTTTATTGTCTACTACAAGGAAGC gCCCTATCAGAATATAACAGAGTATGAAGGACAGGATGGCTGTGGTTCAAACAGCTGGAATATGGTGGACGTGGAGCTGCGACAGGACATGGACTCAGATCCTGGAGTTCTGCTCACCAACCTGAAGCCTTGGACGCAGTATGCCATCTTTGTCAAAGCCATCACACTTATGGTAGAAGACAAGCAGGGCCAAACCGCACCAAGTGCAAAAAGCAAAGTTGTCTACATTCGCACAAGTCCTTCAG TACCCTCAATGCCACAGGATGTTCGAGCCTACTCAAACTCCTCTACACAGTTGGTTGTGAGGTGGTCACCACCCCTTTCACCAAATGGAAATCAGACCTACTACCTTGTCAGATGGCAGCAACAAGCGGAAGACCGTGAACTGTATCAGCACAATTATTGCTCTAAAG AGTTAAAAATTCCCATCAGGATTGCAGCCAAAGGGTTAGGAGACCAGGAAGAGGAGACCAAACCCACTAAGCCAGATACAGAAGGGCCTGAAAAAGGCCCATGTTGTCCCTGTCCCAAGTCAGCTGAGGACCTGGAGGCAGAAGCTGCTGATGCCTCATACCGAAAAGTCTTTGAAAATTTTCTGCATAATTCCATTTTTACACCAag ACCTCCTGATCGCCGTCGCAGAGACCTGTTTGGAGTTGCTAACTCTACTCATTCACGTAGGAACCGAGTGAGCACTAATAGCAGCACAACCACTCCTCTCCAGGGTGGCAGTAACAGCACTACAGTAGACCCAGAACCAACCGAGCACGAGTTTGAGTTCATGGAACAATCAGTGACTGATCGTGAGCTCCAGATCTCTGGCCTCAGGCCTTTTACAGTTTACCGCATCGACATTCACGCCTGCAACCATCAAGTCCAGCGCTGCAGTGCTGCTGAGTTTGTCTTCTCCAGGACCAAGCCTGCAG AAAAGGCAGATGACATGCCAGGACACATTTCTTGGGAAGGCCATGAGGATTCTGTGTTTCTCCGATGGCCAGAACCAACTCACCCAAATGGTCTTATCCTTATGTATGAGATCAAGTTCAAGCAGGCTTCTGAG CCTGAGAAGcatgaatgtgtctctgggcggATGTTTCAAGCACAACGGGGTTTTAAGCTGTCCAATCTTAGCCCAGGAAACTATTCTGTCCGAGTAAGAGCCATATCTTTAGCTGGCAATGGATCCTGGACACAAATTATGGATTTTTATGTTGCTGAAA GATATGAAAATGTTATCTACACAATGATATTTGTTCCCATCACTGTTTTACTCTTCATCGGTCTTCTGGCTGCTTTGCTAGTTTTACAATACAAGAAGAG AAATAGTGACCGTCTTGGTAATGGAGTTCTCTATGCATCAGTCAATCCTGAATACTTCAGTGCAGCAGAGA TGTATGTACCAGATGAATGGGAGGTGCCCCGCGAGAAGATCACCTTAAACCGCGAGCTGGGCCAAGGCTCATTTGGCATGGTGTATGAAGGTTTAGCCAAAGGAGTGGTCAAGGATGAACCAGAGACTCGTGTTGCTATTAAAACAGTGAACGAGTCAGCAAGCATGAGGGAGAGAATAGAGTTTCTTAATGAGGCTTCTGTCATGAAGGAGTTCAactgtcatcatgtg GTTCGACTACTTGGTGTTGTTTCTCAAGGTCAACCCACATTGGTCATCATGGAACTAATGACAAGAGGCGACTTGAAGAGCTACCTGCGCTCCCTTCGACCTAAAGAG CAATGGTCAAGCCTGTCGCTTCCTCCACTGAAAAAGATGCTTCAGATGGCAGGGCAAATTGCAGACGGCATGGCTTACCTTAATGCCAACAAGTTTGTCCACAGAGACCTAGCTGCAAGGAATTGCATGGTAGCAGAGGACTTCACTGTTAAGATTGGAG ACTTCGGTATGACCAGAGACATTTACGAGACAGACTACTATCGCAAAGGCGGCAAAGGTTTGCTCCCTGTCCGCTGGATGTCCCCAGAGTCCCTGAAGGATGGAGTGTTTACCACATACTCCGATGTCTG GTCATTTGGAGTTGTCTTGTGGGAGATTGCTACTTTAGCAGAACAACCTTACCAAGGTCTGTCCAATGAACAGGTCCTACGCTTTGTCATGGAGGGAGGGCTGTTGGAGAAACCGCAGAACTGCCCCGACATGCT GTTTGAACTGATGCGGATGTGTTGGCAGTACAACCCCAAGATGCGCCCATCGTTTGTGGAAATTATCAATAGTGTAAAAGACGAGTTGGAGCCATCATTCAAGGAGGCCAGCTTCTTTTATAGTGCCGACAACAAGCCTGCAGACACCCCACAACACCCTCTGGAAAACTTGGACAATATGGACCACATAGACGAGGTACCCTTGGAACCTACGTCTTCTACAAAGTCTCAGCAGACTCCGGCTTGCCCACAGACTCCTCCCTCCCCCAGCACACAGGCCCCACCAGGTCCATCATTAACCAACAGTCCCCCCTCATCCCCCTGTACATCCACCTCTACCACAGACAAGCCGAACCCCAGTCAGCAGGCAGCCAACGGACTGTCGGGGGCAAGTACGGGACTTGGCACAGGCTCGGGCGTTCAGTCGATGAGACCGTCTCTAGATGAACTCCCGCCTTACGCTCACATGAATGGAGGACGCAAAAATGAACGTGCCATGCCCCTTCCCCAGTCTTCTGCCTGCTGA
- the LOC117386255 gene encoding insulin-like growth factor 1 receptor isoform X1, whose product MKSRVERRRLTLFWGLMLGLSSCLWPATAEICGPSIDIGNDISEFSRLENCTVVEGYLQILLIGDKSNSTNQEVFHTLSFPKLTMITDYLLLFRVSGLDSLSTLFPNLSVIRGRTLFYNYALVIFEMTSLKDIGLFNLRNITRGAIRIEKNPELCYLDSIDWSLIMDAEFNNYIAGNKQAKECSDICPGIMENQPQCKKTIFNDNYNYRCWNSNHCQKECPEKCGRQACTADGQCCHPQCLGSCTVAGSDRACAACVHYYHEGRCVPDCPPGTYKFEGWRCISAELCSKVHTAGYDIFIIHAGECMPECPSGYTRTAPNSMSCTACDGLCDKVCEGNVIDSLDAAQSLKGCTVIKGNLDINIRRGHNMVAELESFTGSIQRVTGYVRIRYSNTLSSLAFLRSLKMIDGEMLIEDMYAFSAIENQQLQYLWDWKKHNLTIKNGKLYFRGNPKLCMSEIRKMWNKTGIQDRFDESGFRNNGYRASCESYTLRFKSNSTRSTKIKLTWQRYRPPKDYRDLISFIVYYKEAPYQNITEYEGQDGCGSNSWNMVDVELRQDMDSDPGVLLTNLKPWTQYAIFVKAITLMVEDKQGQTAPSAKSKVVYIRTSPSVPSMPQDVRAYSNSSTQLVVRWSPPLSPNGNQTYYLVRWQQQAEDRELYQHNYCSKELKIPIRIAAKGLGDQEEETKPTKPDTEGPEKGPCCPCPKSAEDLEAEAADASYRKVFENFLHNSIFTPRPPDRRRRDLFGVANSTHSRRNRVSTNSSTTTPLQGGSNSTTVDPEPTEHEFEFMEQSVTDRELQISGLRPFTVYRIDIHACNHQVQRCSAAEFVFSRTKPAEKADDMPGHISWEGHEDSVFLRWPEPTHPNGLILMYEIKFKQASEPEKHECVSGRMFQAQRGFKLSNLSPGNYSVRVRAISLAGNGSWTQIMDFYVAERYENVIYTMIFVPITVLLFIGLLAALLVLQYKKRNSDRLGNGVLYASVNPEYFSAAEMYVPDEWEVPREKITLNRELGQGSFGMVYEGLAKGVVKDEPETRVAIKTVNESASMRERIEFLNEASVMKEFNCHHVVRLLGVVSQGQPTLVIMELMTRGDLKSYLRSLRPKEQQWSSLSLPPLKKMLQMAGQIADGMAYLNANKFVHRDLAARNCMVAEDFTVKIGDFGMTRDIYETDYYRKGGKGLLPVRWMSPESLKDGVFTTYSDVWSFGVVLWEIATLAEQPYQGLSNEQVLRFVMEGGLLEKPQNCPDMLFELMRMCWQYNPKMRPSFVEIINSVKDELEPSFKEASFFYSADNKPADTPQHPLENLDNMDHIDEVPLEPTSSTKSQQTPACPQTPPSPSTQAPPGPSLTNSPPSSPCTSTSTTDKPNPSQQAANGLSGASTGLGTGSGVQSMRPSLDELPPYAHMNGGRKNERAMPLPQSSAC is encoded by the exons ATGAAGTCTCGGGTGGAAAGGAGGCGCTTGACCTTGTTTTGGGGTCTGATGCTGGGTCTGTCGTCCTGCCTCTGGCCCGCCACCGCAGAGA TATGTGGCCCAAGCATTGACATTGGAAATGATATCAGTGAATTCAGCCGTCTTGAAAATTGTACTGTTGTGGAGGGATACCTGCAGATTCTTCTAATAGGTGACAAAAGTAACAGCACAAACCAGGAAGTCTTCCACACACTTAGCTTCCCCAAGCTCACCATGATCACCGATTACCTGCTCCTGTTCCGTGTGTCCGGCCTGGACAGCCTCAGCACCCTCTTCCCTAACCTCTCTGTCATCCGTGGCCGCACTCTCTTCTACAACTATGCCCTGGTTATTTTTGAAATGACCAGTCTGAAGGATATCGGCCTCTTCAACTTGAGAAACATCACCCGCGGAGCCATCCGGATTGAGAAGAACCCTGAACTCTGCTACCTGGACTCTATCGACTGGTCCCTCATCATGGACGCGGAGTTCAACAATTATATTGCAGGAAACAAACAGGCGAAGGAGTGCAGTGATATTTGTCCTGGCATCATGGAAAACCAACCCCAGTGCAAAAAGACCATCTTCAACGACAACTACAACTACCGCTGCTGGAATTCAAATCATTGCCAGAAAG AGTGCCCTGAGAAGTGTGGGAGACAAGCGTGCACAGCGGACGGCCAGTGCTGCCACCCTCAGTGTCTGGGCAGCTGCACAGTGGCTGGGAGTGACCGAGCATGTGCTGCTTGTGTGCATTACTACCATGAAGGGCGCTGTGTCCCAGACTGCCCCCCAGGCACCTACAAGTTTGAAGGCTGGCGCTGCATTAGTGCGGAGCTCTGCTCCAAGGTCCATACTGCTGGCTATGACATTTTCATTATCCATGCTGGAGAGTGCATGCCTGAATGCCCATCTGGATACACTCGCACAGCACCCAACAG TATGTCCTGTACTGCGTGTGATGGCCTGTGTGATAAAGTATGTGAAGGGAATGTCATTGACTCTTTGGATGCAGCCCAGTCTCTCAAAGGCTGCACTGTTATCAAAGGAAACCTGGATATCAACATTCGACGAGGGC ATAATATGGTTGCAGAGTTGGAGAGTTTCACAGGTTCCATCCAGAGGGTGACTGGCTATGTCCGAATTCGATATTCCAACACACTGAGTTCCCTGGCCTTCCTTCGCAGCCTGAAAATGATTGATGGAGAAATGCTTATTGAAGA CATGTACGCATTCTCTGCAATTGAGAACCAGCAGCTGCAATACCTGTGGGACTGGAAGAAACACAACCTTACCATCAAAAATGGAAAGCTTTACTTCAGAGGAAATCCCAAACTCTGCATGTCCGAGATCCGCAAAATGTGGAACAAGACGGGCATTCAGGACCGCTTTGATGAGAGTGGCTTCAGGAACAATGGCTACAGAGCAAGTT GTGAAAGTTATACTCTGAGATTTAAATCAAACAGCACCAGAAGTACAAAAATCAAACTTACTTGGCAACGCTACCGCCCTCCCAAAGATTACAGAGATCTCATTAGTTTTATTGTCTACTACAAGGAAGC gCCCTATCAGAATATAACAGAGTATGAAGGACAGGATGGCTGTGGTTCAAACAGCTGGAATATGGTGGACGTGGAGCTGCGACAGGACATGGACTCAGATCCTGGAGTTCTGCTCACCAACCTGAAGCCTTGGACGCAGTATGCCATCTTTGTCAAAGCCATCACACTTATGGTAGAAGACAAGCAGGGCCAAACCGCACCAAGTGCAAAAAGCAAAGTTGTCTACATTCGCACAAGTCCTTCAG TACCCTCAATGCCACAGGATGTTCGAGCCTACTCAAACTCCTCTACACAGTTGGTTGTGAGGTGGTCACCACCCCTTTCACCAAATGGAAATCAGACCTACTACCTTGTCAGATGGCAGCAACAAGCGGAAGACCGTGAACTGTATCAGCACAATTATTGCTCTAAAG AGTTAAAAATTCCCATCAGGATTGCAGCCAAAGGGTTAGGAGACCAGGAAGAGGAGACCAAACCCACTAAGCCAGATACAGAAGGGCCTGAAAAAGGCCCATGTTGTCCCTGTCCCAAGTCAGCTGAGGACCTGGAGGCAGAAGCTGCTGATGCCTCATACCGAAAAGTCTTTGAAAATTTTCTGCATAATTCCATTTTTACACCAag ACCTCCTGATCGCCGTCGCAGAGACCTGTTTGGAGTTGCTAACTCTACTCATTCACGTAGGAACCGAGTGAGCACTAATAGCAGCACAACCACTCCTCTCCAGGGTGGCAGTAACAGCACTACAGTAGACCCAGAACCAACCGAGCACGAGTTTGAGTTCATGGAACAATCAGTGACTGATCGTGAGCTCCAGATCTCTGGCCTCAGGCCTTTTACAGTTTACCGCATCGACATTCACGCCTGCAACCATCAAGTCCAGCGCTGCAGTGCTGCTGAGTTTGTCTTCTCCAGGACCAAGCCTGCAG AAAAGGCAGATGACATGCCAGGACACATTTCTTGGGAAGGCCATGAGGATTCTGTGTTTCTCCGATGGCCAGAACCAACTCACCCAAATGGTCTTATCCTTATGTATGAGATCAAGTTCAAGCAGGCTTCTGAG CCTGAGAAGcatgaatgtgtctctgggcggATGTTTCAAGCACAACGGGGTTTTAAGCTGTCCAATCTTAGCCCAGGAAACTATTCTGTCCGAGTAAGAGCCATATCTTTAGCTGGCAATGGATCCTGGACACAAATTATGGATTTTTATGTTGCTGAAA GATATGAAAATGTTATCTACACAATGATATTTGTTCCCATCACTGTTTTACTCTTCATCGGTCTTCTGGCTGCTTTGCTAGTTTTACAATACAAGAAGAG AAATAGTGACCGTCTTGGTAATGGAGTTCTCTATGCATCAGTCAATCCTGAATACTTCAGTGCAGCAGAGA TGTATGTACCAGATGAATGGGAGGTGCCCCGCGAGAAGATCACCTTAAACCGCGAGCTGGGCCAAGGCTCATTTGGCATGGTGTATGAAGGTTTAGCCAAAGGAGTGGTCAAGGATGAACCAGAGACTCGTGTTGCTATTAAAACAGTGAACGAGTCAGCAAGCATGAGGGAGAGAATAGAGTTTCTTAATGAGGCTTCTGTCATGAAGGAGTTCAactgtcatcatgtg GTTCGACTACTTGGTGTTGTTTCTCAAGGTCAACCCACATTGGTCATCATGGAACTAATGACAAGAGGCGACTTGAAGAGCTACCTGCGCTCCCTTCGACCTAAAGAG CAGCAATGGTCAAGCCTGTCGCTTCCTCCACTGAAAAAGATGCTTCAGATGGCAGGGCAAATTGCAGACGGCATGGCTTACCTTAATGCCAACAAGTTTGTCCACAGAGACCTAGCTGCAAGGAATTGCATGGTAGCAGAGGACTTCACTGTTAAGATTGGAG ACTTCGGTATGACCAGAGACATTTACGAGACAGACTACTATCGCAAAGGCGGCAAAGGTTTGCTCCCTGTCCGCTGGATGTCCCCAGAGTCCCTGAAGGATGGAGTGTTTACCACATACTCCGATGTCTG GTCATTTGGAGTTGTCTTGTGGGAGATTGCTACTTTAGCAGAACAACCTTACCAAGGTCTGTCCAATGAACAGGTCCTACGCTTTGTCATGGAGGGAGGGCTGTTGGAGAAACCGCAGAACTGCCCCGACATGCT GTTTGAACTGATGCGGATGTGTTGGCAGTACAACCCCAAGATGCGCCCATCGTTTGTGGAAATTATCAATAGTGTAAAAGACGAGTTGGAGCCATCATTCAAGGAGGCCAGCTTCTTTTATAGTGCCGACAACAAGCCTGCAGACACCCCACAACACCCTCTGGAAAACTTGGACAATATGGACCACATAGACGAGGTACCCTTGGAACCTACGTCTTCTACAAAGTCTCAGCAGACTCCGGCTTGCCCACAGACTCCTCCCTCCCCCAGCACACAGGCCCCACCAGGTCCATCATTAACCAACAGTCCCCCCTCATCCCCCTGTACATCCACCTCTACCACAGACAAGCCGAACCCCAGTCAGCAGGCAGCCAACGGACTGTCGGGGGCAAGTACGGGACTTGGCACAGGCTCGGGCGTTCAGTCGATGAGACCGTCTCTAGATGAACTCCCGCCTTACGCTCACATGAATGGAGGACGCAAAAATGAACGTGCCATGCCCCTTCCCCAGTCTTCTGCCTGCTGA
- the lrrc28 gene encoding leucine-rich repeat-containing protein 28: protein MATELHETICMAKQEKHKNLFLNYKNLNNFPVELLKDEGLQFLERLYMKRNSLTTLPDNLAQKLPNLIELYLHSNNIVIIPEAIGNLARLQSLDLSNNALQMLCPEIGRLRSLRHLRLSNNQLKCLPSEIGDLQELETLDVSMNQLIALPEKLHHCLSLQNLTADHNHLRHVPRQLCWLHRLNQLSMAANRLNFLPLDLGRSRELQFVFVDHNSDLKGLPSYLYNKVIGCSGCGVSSQVQEEGANDTLGALPAEVKIVGSRSSTVVPLEELALRTLHRVYHHRLSDLHLLPNITLPKTLLDLLQFPLGHCHRCSQAMFTIIYPKLFPLRDTALAGVHRRTTVSFVAYCCSSPCLRTFDLQG, encoded by the exons ATGGCAACTGAACTTCATGAAACCATATGTATGGCAaagcaagaaaaacacaaaaaccttTTTCTAAACTATAAGAACTTGAACAATTTTCCAGTTGAATTGCTTAAAGATGAAGGCCTTCAATTTCTCGAGAGACTGTATATGAAGAGGAATTCACTTACTACACTG CCTGATAATCTTGCACAGAAACTTCCAAATCTAATTGAACT ATATTTACACTCAAACAATATAGTTATCATCCCAGAAG CAATTGGAAACTTGGCAAGACTGCAGTCACTGGATTTGAGCAACAATGCCCTTCAGATGCTTTGCCCAGAAATTGGCCGATTGAGATCTTTAAGGCATCTGCGACTATCCAATAACCAGTTAAAATGCCTTCCTTCAG AGATAGGTGACCTACAGGAACTTGAGACTCTGGATGTATCCATGAACCAActtatcgctttgcctgaaaAACTGCACCATTGCCTGTCACTTCAGAATCTCACAGCAGACCACAACCACCTAAGACATGTTCCCCGGCAGCTCTGCTGGCTGCATCGCCTCAACCAGCTTTCAATGGCTGCTAACAGACTCAACTTTCTTCCACTTG ATTTAGGCCGGTCCCGGGAactgcagtttgtgtttgttgacCACAATTCCGATCTGAAAGGCCTTCCATCCTACCTTTACAACAAGGTTATTGGCTGCAGCGG gtgtggaGTTTCCTCTCAAGTACAGGAAGAAGGTGCAAACGATACACTGGGAGCACTACCAGCTGAAGTAAAGATTGTAGGCTCAAGGTCAAGCACTGTGGTTCCCTTGGAAGAGCTTGCTTTACGGACCTTACACCGCGTCTACCACCATAGGTTATCAG ATTTGCACCTTCTTCCTAACATCACATTGCCCAAGACTTTGCTGGACCTGCTGCAGTTTCCCCTGGGCCACTGTCACCGCTGCAGCCAAGCCATGTTCACCATCATCTACCCCAAACTGTTCCCCCTCAGAGATACAGCACTGGCAGGGGTGCATCGAAG GACAACGGTGAGCTTTGTGGCCTATTGCTGTTCTAGTCCTTGCCTTCGGACCTTTGACCTTCAGGGATGA